The Mycolicibacterium mageritense genome contains a region encoding:
- a CDS encoding 5-dehydro-4-deoxyglucarate dehydratase — MLDGVLFFPVTPLTAAGEVDVDLLAQHVAKGVAAGPGGVFIGCGTGEFHALDPEEMRTVVRTAVEAVGGRVPVYAGAGGSVASAKAFARVAAESGADGLLLLPPYLVEMPQAGLVAYTREVSAATELPVVVYNRNNARYNEASALEVAKLPNVVGFKDGTGDLDQVSRIVRAVTDALEPLGKPFQFFNGLPTAEVSQQAYRAIGVTLYSSATFAFAPDVALAFYQALETGNEPLVAALLREFYHPLVRLRDTVPGYAVSLIKAGVTMEGIPAGPVRAPLVDASAEDVAELQRILAAGRAVLADALVH; from the coding sequence ATGCTGGACGGCGTCCTGTTCTTCCCGGTTACCCCGCTCACCGCTGCCGGTGAGGTCGACGTGGACCTGCTCGCGCAGCACGTCGCCAAGGGCGTCGCGGCCGGCCCCGGTGGCGTCTTCATCGGTTGCGGCACCGGCGAATTCCACGCGCTGGACCCCGAGGAGATGCGCACCGTGGTCCGCACGGCGGTCGAGGCGGTCGGCGGCCGGGTGCCCGTGTACGCGGGAGCCGGCGGCTCGGTCGCATCGGCCAAGGCGTTCGCGCGGGTGGCCGCCGAATCCGGCGCCGACGGCTTGCTGCTGCTGCCGCCGTATCTCGTAGAGATGCCGCAGGCCGGTCTGGTGGCCTACACCCGCGAGGTCAGCGCCGCCACCGAACTGCCGGTCGTGGTCTACAACCGTAACAACGCGCGTTACAACGAGGCGTCGGCCCTCGAGGTCGCCAAGCTGCCCAACGTGGTCGGATTCAAGGATGGCACAGGCGATCTCGACCAGGTCTCCCGCATCGTGCGGGCCGTCACCGACGCACTGGAGCCGCTCGGCAAGCCGTTCCAGTTCTTCAACGGCCTGCCCACGGCCGAGGTGTCGCAGCAGGCCTACCGGGCAATCGGTGTGACGCTCTACTCGTCGGCCACGTTCGCGTTCGCGCCCGACGTCGCCCTTGCCTTCTACCAGGCGCTGGAGACCGGCAACGAGCCGCTCGTCGCGGCCTTGCTGCGCGAGTTCTACCACCCGCTGGTCCGGTTGCGCGACACCGTGCCCGGTTACGCGGTGTCACTGATCAAGGCCGGCGTCACGATGGAAGGGATCCCCGCCGGCCCTGTGCGCGCCCCGCTGGTGGACGCCAGTGCCGAGGACGTCGCCGAACTGCAGCGCATCCTCGCCGCGGGCCGCGCCGTGCTGGCCGACGCCCTGGTGCACTGA
- a CDS encoding glucarate dehydratase family protein: MPPIRITGARITPVAFADPPLLNTVGVHQPFALRAIIQLDTDAGLTGLGETYADSVHLARLRAAADAIAGQDIFALNAIRAAIAEVLRGDAAAVGTAGMITTASAVDQVLSPFEVACLDVAGQATGRPVSDLLGGAVRDAVPFSAYLFYKWAGHPGAEPDGWGEALDPDGIVAQARRIVDEYGFTAIKLKGGVFAPQEEAAAIEALRTAFPEHPLRLDPNAAWTPETSLKVAARLAGVLEYLEDPTPGLDGMAEVAASAPMPLATNMCVVAFDQLAPAVAKGSVRVVLSDHHYWGGLQRSRLLAGICDTFGLGLSMHSNSHLSISLAAMVHLAAATPNLTYACDTHWPWKTEDVVRPGALEFRSGSVPVPTGPGLGVQIDDDAMAALHEQYVRCGITDRDDTGYMRTVDPSFEAISPRW, translated from the coding sequence ATGCCGCCGATCCGCATCACCGGGGCGCGCATCACGCCCGTCGCGTTCGCCGACCCGCCGCTGCTCAACACCGTCGGGGTGCACCAGCCGTTCGCGCTGCGCGCGATCATCCAGCTCGACACCGACGCGGGCTTGACCGGGCTCGGCGAGACCTACGCCGACTCCGTGCACCTGGCGCGCCTGCGCGCCGCGGCCGATGCGATCGCCGGCCAGGACATCTTTGCGCTGAACGCTATTCGCGCTGCCATCGCCGAGGTGCTGCGGGGTGATGCGGCGGCGGTCGGGACCGCGGGCATGATCACCACGGCCAGTGCCGTCGACCAGGTGCTGTCACCGTTCGAGGTCGCGTGCCTCGACGTCGCGGGCCAGGCCACGGGGCGTCCCGTGTCGGACCTGCTCGGCGGTGCGGTGCGCGATGCCGTGCCGTTCAGCGCCTACCTCTTCTACAAGTGGGCCGGGCATCCCGGCGCCGAACCCGACGGCTGGGGTGAGGCACTCGATCCCGACGGCATCGTCGCACAGGCCCGCCGCATCGTCGACGAATACGGTTTCACCGCAATCAAACTCAAGGGCGGCGTGTTTGCGCCCCAGGAGGAGGCGGCCGCGATCGAAGCGTTGCGAACCGCATTCCCCGAGCATCCGCTGCGGCTGGACCCGAATGCCGCCTGGACACCCGAGACGTCGCTGAAGGTGGCCGCGCGACTGGCCGGAGTGCTGGAGTACCTGGAGGATCCGACTCCGGGGCTCGACGGCATGGCCGAGGTCGCGGCGTCGGCCCCGATGCCGCTGGCCACCAACATGTGCGTCGTCGCGTTCGACCAACTGGCGCCCGCCGTCGCGAAAGGTTCCGTGCGCGTGGTGCTTTCCGACCATCACTACTGGGGCGGGCTGCAGCGGTCCCGGCTGCTGGCCGGCATCTGCGACACCTTCGGCCTCGGACTGTCCATGCATTCCAACTCGCACCTCAGCATCAGCCTGGCCGCCATGGTGCACCTCGCGGCCGCCACGCCCAACCTCACCTACGCCTGCGACACCCATTGGCCGTGGAAGACCGAGGACGTCGTGCGACCCGGCGCGCTCGAATTCCGCTCGGGCTCAGTGCCGGTGCCGACCGGTCCCGGGCTCGGCGTGCAGATCGACGACGACGCCATGGCAGCCCTGCACGAGCAGTACGTGCGCTGTGGCATCACCGACCGCGATGACACCGGATACATGCGGACCGTCGACCCGTCTTTCGAGGCCATCAGCCCGCGCTGGTAG